Part of the Citrus sinensis cultivar Valencia sweet orange chromosome 2, DVS_A1.0, whole genome shotgun sequence genome, GCATTATTAAAGTGTAGTGACTTTTAATTCATCGATATGCTATCACATATCATATAATCACTACTTGTGGCAAATATTAGCCAATTATCCAATTAGGTTGTGGCCTGCAAGCCCGGACCTCTACAGGTCCAAAAAGTATTtcacaaaagaaaagattctTCACTAAAATTTAGtatatttaatgtaaaatttatgtttatgtGTTCTGTTTAAATTTGTCGTTTCTTCATTTTGGCCATCAAGCCAAAATAGGAGTCtgtcatttcttcattttggcCCTATCGAACCAGAACCCCGATTCTGCTATTGGCAAACATTGTTATAGTTGTCAAAAGAAAGTAAGTACTGCGCTACTTCAACGGTGAGTAGAAGAAGCATTTAGTCCTAAACACATCGTTAGTTTAACaaggataatatttttttttttaaacatttgcAGGTTCCACCAACACTTTACAACGAGATGGGAGAGTCAATAAACAAAGGCAACATTTACATTTCAGAATCTAGCCCTTCAGCAGTGTCCAAGGCATATTTTAAGCAATTTCAAGAGGACTTCACCTTATTTCTTCGATCACGATCGGAAGAGCTAGTCGTCGGAGGCCGAATGGTGCTGATCTTGTTGGGAAGAATTGGTCCAGACCATGTTGACAGAGGCAACTCATTCTTTTGGGAACTCCTCTCACGATCACTAGCCATCCTGGTTTCACAGGTATTCAACTTTTGGAATTCCCATACCTGCAATCATGCATGCATGAGACTTGTACAACAATTCTAAAGCAATTCTAAAGATACATAAGAGCTAATACAATTGATTAGTATATGTATTACATGCGTAGttgaattttatataactactatttaatgataattttttaaaataaatgcactCACATTATAATATCATTTACTTGTTATGTAGTCGATatagtattttaaaaacattttagaatttatctGTGAGTCGTACACAGTACACAATTTGGATTCTTATCAAAATAAcgaaaaagtttttttatgaATGGCGCCATTTCAAATCAATTgtcccatttattttaaatcaaaagaatgacactttgattttaaattttatttttattatttgatagcataacatttatttttctttttcatggttagatttacccaaaaaaaaaattgtttgaggaaaaaaatgatttgttcACACCTAAATTGATTATCCAATAATTTTACAGATTAAAACTGATCaacttatttgttattttcaatGTACTTTCCTATTACTGATTTAACATTAAGGGCGGATGAAAtggtgaataaaatttatcaaggATCCAggtgataaaatttattctcaaattGGGTGTGAACCAAAGTGTCATTCTCCATTTTAGATTTTCACtcttatataatatatttatccTAGTCACTGccatgaataattaaataattttgaaataaatgtCTGTGACGAAATTTTGTTAACCCAATTCCTCTTTGATGACTTACAGGGAgaaatagagaaagaaaagctCGTTGCTTACCATGCTCATTTCTATGCACCatcaaaagaagaaatagaaggTGAAGTGGGGAGAGAAGGTTCTTTTAAACTAGACCAGCTCGATATGTTTCAGGTAGAGAGACAAGGTCATGATCGTGGTGAGAGCTATGGCTCTGCCGTTGCTAGAACAGTTAGGGCTATTCAAGAATCAACAATTATTCATCATTTTGGTATTGGAGAAGGAGTTTTAGACAATTTGTTTGAGATATATGGTCGACTTGTGGATGAAGAAATGgctaaagaagaaattaagcCCCTCAcgtttgttcttcttcttaggaaattataagtatttaaagaaaaagttgtTGTTCATCATTGTGCTGACGGTATTCTGTTCGAACCTATATATAAGTAATAtggataaaataaacatgtatgaaaataatgaagagcGCAGAACTTACATAGGCATCACAGGAAGCTAAACTAGACGctagataaataaaattatgtcacAAATCTAGGGGATTCCAGAATCATAATCTTGGGGATTTGTGGAGATGGATTGATTCTTTCACTTGATCAAATTGTTTTAGTAACAGTTTCGTTGACTTGACTCTTTCCtttaatgagaaaaaatatatgcaaAGTATATGCATATGTAccacaaataataatttaagagtataagttatagaaagaaaatcataTCTTGAGCTTAAGGAGGCGTGGATATGACATTATCCTGAAGACAAAAGTAGTCATCCCCAACATGCAGTATTATCACCCTCGGCCTGTCTTATCAATGAACAAGACCACCAGAAGAACAAATTAACATCAAGTCTTCATTGACCTGATTACTCAAAACAGTTTTATACTAGTTAAGTGGTACTTGACTTTATTATACGTTTATTTATACTATAAATATAGCAGTGTTAACGAAGAAATAGTAAATACATTTTCAAAAGTTCTAACAGTTTATTGATACTCtctgaaaaagagaaaattattttagaatttgttGTATTTATTTCTCGTATATTTTGCGCTAACATAAAtcattctaaatattttattttttgtcagaTCAATACGTGATTAATGTcaaatattaagaaataattttgataaacttatttattatgtgatcaaataatatattactaattttaatttattacacCCTATATACTAGTATATTATGAACAAATATaatcttaaattatattattttaactcataattaattgaaaaattttatgactAACATATGAGAGGTCCTTACACTTAACTAAAGTATTTAAGTAACCATGACTTATTGTACATGTGCAGTCATTTGTGCTTTTGACCAAAAGCGTAGTCACTCTAATCTCTGTCTTTTTCGTTTGCTTTAATCACAAATCAAGGTATGATCTTGACTCTTTCTTAAACATGTGTTTGAATGAAAGCGTAAACTCATGGGTttatatctaaaataatttagcaTAATTACCTGataataaaacacacaatAACTC contains:
- the LOC102624842 gene encoding probable methyltransferase TCM_000336; this translates as MDVEKLFHMAGGTGPTSYARNSSLQKKASDTVKHITLEALQQLYLEIDPKTINIADLGCSSGPNTLAIIKDFVQTVEMTSREILQNPAPEFHFYLNDLPTNDFNSVFKALPDFHRQLRNERGGGSSPSVYIAGYPGSFYGRLFPNNSLHFIHSSNSLHWLSKVPPTLYNEMGESINKGNIYISESSPSAVSKAYFKQFQEDFTLFLRSRSEELVVGGRMVLILLGRIGPDHVDRGNSFFWELLSRSLAILVSQGEIEKEKLVAYHAHFYAPSKEEIEGEVGREGSFKLDQLDMFQVERQGHDRGESYGSAVARTVRAIQESTIIHHFGIGEGVLDNLFEIYGRLVDEEMAKEEIKPLTFVLLLRKL